In one window of Chryseobacterium sp. JV274 DNA:
- a CDS encoding TM2 domain-containing protein, translated as MENYGYTKTENVQNQQNSVPYHSEKKIPAALLGILVGWLALNKFYLGYTKEGIIQLVLNVVTLGAASVIPFIEGILYLFMSDKQFDDTYVYGKKGWL; from the coding sequence ATGGAAAATTACGGTTACACAAAAACAGAAAATGTACAAAACCAGCAAAACAGCGTCCCTTATCATTCGGAAAAGAAAATTCCTGCGGCATTATTGGGAATTCTTGTAGGCTGGCTGGCTTTAAATAAATTTTATCTTGGCTATACGAAAGAGGGAATCATTCAGCTGGTTCTGAATGTTGTTACTTTAGGAGCAGCTTCTGTCATTCCTTTTATTGAAGGTATTTTGTATCTTTTTATGAGTGATAAACAGTTTGATGATACCTACGTCTATGGGAAAAAAGGTTGGTTATAA
- a CDS encoding bacteriocin-like protein has translation MRNLKKIERNQLKEIKGGEVIIDDPNCGTWCKGIWHPCTINHLACPPD, from the coding sequence ATGAGAAATCTTAAAAAGATTGAAAGAAATCAATTGAAGGAAATCAAAGGAGGAGAAGTGATCATTGATGATCCAAATTGCGGAACATGGTGCAAGGGAATCTGGCATCCATGTACAATTAATCATTTAGCTTGTCCACCTGATTAA
- the hemB gene encoding porphobilinogen synthase translates to MIHSRNRRLRVNESIRSLVRENVLTTDDFVMPIFVMEGKNKQEAIPSMPGIFRRSIDLTVKECKELFSLGVKAVNLYMKVSEHLKDNTGKEAWNNDGLMQRTIKAIKDAVPGMIIMPDVALDPYSIYGHDGIIENGKVINDATNDALARMSVSHAEAGADLVAPSDMMDGRVQVIREALEQSGFTDVGIVSYAAKYASSFYGPFRSALDSAPKDDMEIPKDKKTYQMDFHNTREALNEVFKDIDEGADVIMIKPGLPYLDIVSKVREAIDLPIAVYNVSGEYAMVKAAAQNGWLDNDRTIIESLTCFKRAGADMIFTYFAKEAAILLNK, encoded by the coding sequence ATGATACATTCAAGAAATAGAAGACTTAGAGTTAATGAATCTATCAGAAGTTTGGTAAGAGAAAATGTGCTTACAACTGATGATTTTGTAATGCCGATCTTCGTAATGGAGGGCAAAAACAAGCAGGAGGCAATCCCGTCTATGCCGGGGATTTTTAGGCGGAGTATAGATTTAACCGTGAAGGAATGTAAGGAATTATTTTCTTTGGGAGTAAAAGCTGTCAATTTGTACATGAAAGTGTCAGAACATCTGAAAGACAATACAGGAAAAGAAGCCTGGAACAATGACGGACTGATGCAGCGTACAATCAAAGCAATTAAAGATGCCGTTCCGGGAATGATCATTATGCCGGATGTAGCGCTGGATCCTTATTCAATTTATGGACACGACGGAATTATTGAAAACGGAAAAGTGATCAATGATGCTACCAACGATGCACTGGCAAGAATGTCAGTATCCCACGCTGAAGCAGGAGCAGATCTTGTGGCACCAAGTGATATGATGGATGGAAGAGTACAGGTCATTCGTGAGGCATTGGAACAAAGCGGATTTACAGATGTAGGAATTGTGAGCTATGCTGCCAAATATGCAAGTTCTTTCTATGGACCTTTCAGAAGTGCTTTAGACAGCGCTCCGAAAGATGATATGGAAATTCCGAAAGATAAAAAAACATATCAGATGGACTTCCACAATACACGTGAAGCATTGAATGAAGTATTTAAAGATATTGACGAAGGAGCGGATGTTATCATGATCAAACCGGGACTTCCTTATCTGGATATTGTTTCCAAAGTACGTGAAGCCATTGATCTTCCGATCGCAGTATACAATGTAAGCGGGGAATATGCAATGGTAAAAGCGGCAGCACAGAACGGCTGGCTGGATAATGACAGAACGATCATTGAAAGCCTGACTTGTTTCAAAAGAGCAGGAGCAGACATGATCTTTACTTATTTTGCAAAAGAAGCTGCTATCCTTTTGAATAAATAA
- a CDS encoding T9SS type A sorting domain-containing protein yields the protein MKKLLLLFLFVGTFVGFSNNLKAQLREPSSITQKADDGVLLAYPNPAKDFLIIKAKDSSLRIKSVTFYSILGMQVANYTVNMNSGEINIEKLKPGKYMIRYILSDNTQKVTQIVKQ from the coding sequence ATGAAAAAACTTTTACTTTTATTTCTATTTGTAGGCACTTTTGTTGGATTTTCCAACAATTTAAAAGCTCAGCTTAGAGAGCCGAGTTCCATCACTCAGAAAGCGGATGATGGGGTGTTGCTTGCTTATCCAAATCCTGCAAAGGATTTCCTTATCATTAAGGCAAAAGATTCTTCTTTAAGAATCAAAAGTGTGACTTTTTATTCTATTTTGGGTATGCAGGTCGCTAATTATACAGTGAATATGAATTCCGGTGAGATTAATATTGAAAAATTGAAACCCGGAAAGTATATGATCCGTTATATTTTAAGTGACAACACGCAGAAAGTTACTCAAATCGTGAAACAATAA
- a CDS encoding ABC transporter ATP-binding protein has translation MLKAEHIKKTYNAGKKVALDDFSIHVPKGSIYGLLGPNGAGKTSFIRIINQITQADSGDIFINGQKLSPDHIKDIGYMPEERGLYKNMSVGDQILYFGELKGMSKNDALNEAKKWFEKLNIDQWWKKKLSELSKGMAQKIQFVVTVLHRPHLLILDEPFSGFDPVNANLIKDQIIDLKNNGTTIILSTHRMESVEEMCDYVALINNSKKIIDGRVFDVREKFKKNIFGVTLSEVSNDQFDHFKSKYDIFNLSNENNLVSFDLKNEESQNNVLLDLVQVGKVRSFDERIPSMNEVFINAVSNHP, from the coding sequence ATGCTAAAAGCTGAACATATTAAAAAGACCTACAATGCCGGAAAAAAGGTCGCCCTGGATGATTTCAGCATCCATGTTCCAAAAGGTAGTATTTACGGCCTTTTAGGTCCCAACGGAGCCGGAAAAACTTCTTTTATCCGTATCATTAATCAAATTACTCAGGCAGATTCCGGAGATATCTTCATCAACGGACAAAAACTGAGCCCGGATCATATTAAAGACATCGGCTATATGCCCGAAGAAAGAGGATTGTATAAAAACATGAGTGTTGGCGATCAGATCCTATATTTCGGGGAACTGAAAGGAATGAGTAAGAACGATGCTCTGAATGAAGCCAAAAAATGGTTTGAAAAACTGAACATCGATCAATGGTGGAAGAAAAAACTTTCTGAACTTTCTAAAGGGATGGCACAAAAGATCCAGTTTGTAGTAACCGTTCTTCACAGACCTCATCTTTTGATTCTTGATGAACCTTTTTCAGGTTTTGATCCCGTAAATGCCAACTTAATCAAAGATCAGATCATTGATCTTAAAAATAACGGAACAACTATCATTCTTTCTACCCACAGAATGGAAAGTGTGGAGGAAATGTGTGATTATGTTGCTTTGATCAACAATTCTAAAAAAATCATTGACGGAAGGGTTTTTGACGTAAGAGAAAAATTCAAGAAGAATATTTTTGGGGTTACACTTTCTGAAGTCAGCAACGATCAGTTTGACCATTTCAAGAGTAAGTATGACATCTTCAATTTATCGAATGAAAATAATCTTGTTTCCTTTGACCTGAAAAATGAAGAGAGTCAAAATAATGTTCTTCTTGATCTAGTACAAGTGGGCAAAGTGAGATCATTTGATGAAAGAATACCTAGCATGAATGAAGTGTTTATTAATGCTGTAAGTAACCATCCTTAA
- a CDS encoding ABC transporter permease codes for MNNIFLITKREFLTQVKKKSFIILTLLAPIMIIAFGAVVGLMFKANESHSIIEVVDKSGLFMNQLKSNDKLNYVFVSAADEKSKINNLKGNESLDGILILPELKNQNFDALEKETRLVINSKIGFDTKQQIVSDISNVVKKEKIKQLGIQETQLIDLDKSFTLKTINVTDNNKEDSDLAFGVKSGLSMILMYVTFMFIIIYGVRVMRSVLEEKNNRVVEIIISSVKPFELMMGKILGVTMVALTQFLIWITMSVIGALVLNTGFSPLQKNIPGGNNEIASKLDVGQLATQISHSLLELNFPLIIFVFIVFFLLGYIFYSSIYAAIGSAVDNETETQQFTLFAILPLTLGMYGSFTLMNNPDGPLGFWLSIIPFTSPVAMIARIPFGVPAWQIALSIALLLVTTVFMIFLAGKIYRVGILMYGNKATLKELWKWIKG; via the coding sequence ATGAATAATATTTTTTTAATTACCAAGAGAGAATTTCTTACACAGGTTAAGAAAAAATCCTTCATCATATTAACGCTGCTTGCCCCCATAATGATTATTGCTTTCGGAGCTGTAGTAGGATTAATGTTTAAGGCTAATGAGTCACACAGCATTATAGAAGTGGTTGATAAGAGCGGATTGTTTATGAATCAGCTGAAATCTAATGATAAATTAAATTACGTTTTTGTTTCTGCCGCAGATGAAAAATCAAAGATTAACAATTTAAAAGGAAATGAATCCCTGGATGGTATTCTGATTCTTCCGGAATTGAAAAATCAGAATTTCGATGCGCTTGAAAAAGAGACAAGACTGGTAATCAACAGTAAAATAGGATTCGACACAAAGCAGCAAATTGTTTCTGATATCAGCAATGTTGTTAAAAAAGAAAAAATCAAACAGCTGGGCATTCAGGAGACTCAGTTAATTGATCTTGATAAAAGCTTCACATTAAAGACCATTAATGTAACGGATAATAATAAAGAGGATTCTGATCTTGCCTTCGGGGTTAAATCCGGGCTGAGCATGATCCTGATGTATGTTACCTTTATGTTTATCATTATTTATGGGGTAAGGGTAATGCGAAGTGTACTTGAGGAAAAGAACAACCGTGTTGTGGAGATTATTATTTCTTCCGTAAAACCTTTTGAACTGATGATGGGGAAGATTCTGGGGGTAACCATGGTTGCACTGACTCAGTTTCTGATCTGGATCACAATGTCTGTCATCGGAGCATTAGTTCTGAATACAGGCTTCTCACCTCTTCAGAAAAATATCCCGGGTGGAAATAATGAGATTGCGAGTAAACTGGATGTGGGGCAGCTTGCTACCCAGATTTCTCACAGTTTGCTGGAACTTAATTTCCCACTGATCATTTTTGTATTCATCGTTTTCTTCCTTCTAGGATATATTTTTTACAGTTCTATTTATGCAGCAATCGGTTCTGCAGTAGATAACGAAACAGAGACACAGCAATTTACTTTATTTGCAATTTTACCCTTAACCTTGGGGATGTATGGAAGTTTTACTTTGATGAACAATCCTGATGGGCCATTAGGCTTCTGGCTGTCAATCATTCCGTTTACTTCACCGGTTGCGATGATTGCAAGAATCCCATTTGGAGTTCCTGCATGGCAGATTGCATTGTCTATTGCATTATTATTGGTAACAACTGTTTTTATGATCTTCCTGGCCGGAAAAATCTATCGTGTAGGTATTTTGATGTACGGTAATAAAGCTACTTTAAAAGAGCTTTGGAAGTGGATTAAAGGATAA
- a CDS encoding porin family protein: protein MKKLLLASALTLSALSFAQVQWNNTRFGLTAGLNYSRVANAHNPSGPRYTFQGGALALIPVGKANQFFIQPEVLYYGAGETGKDKDAKGKDGYDAVYANNYLSVPLYFKGYFSEAESEFFGLIGPRFNFLVSQDVKNPPVGRPYYDPDVTDPTQPGVDGKAKSFNWGLGLGVGYSYKRQLEVALKYDLGLSDTYPGLVKEKGGSDKKKSEQVIALTLSYIFK from the coding sequence ATGAAAAAACTTTTATTAGCCTCAGCTTTGACGCTGTCTGCATTATCTTTTGCACAGGTGCAATGGAATAATACAAGATTCGGTCTTACTGCAGGTTTAAACTACTCAAGAGTAGCAAATGCCCACAATCCCTCTGGCCCAAGATATACCTTCCAAGGTGGAGCTTTGGCTTTGATCCCCGTAGGGAAGGCAAACCAATTCTTTATCCAACCCGAAGTTCTGTACTATGGTGCAGGAGAAACCGGAAAAGATAAAGATGCTAAAGGAAAAGATGGTTACGATGCAGTATATGCAAATAACTATCTGAGTGTACCACTTTATTTCAAAGGATACTTTTCAGAAGCTGAATCAGAATTCTTTGGATTGATTGGACCTAGATTTAACTTTTTAGTAAGTCAGGACGTAAAGAATCCTCCTGTAGGAAGACCTTATTATGATCCGGACGTTACTGATCCTACACAACCAGGAGTAGACGGAAAAGCAAAAAGCTTTAACTGGGGACTTGGACTAGGCGTAGGATATAGCTATAAGAGACAACTCGAAGTAGCTTTAAAATATGATTTAGGACTTTCTGATACTTACCCTGGTCTTGTAAAAGAAAAAGGAGGAAGTGATAAGAAAAAATCAGAACAGGTAATTGCACTTACCTTAAGCTATATATTCAAATAG
- the sucD gene encoding succinate--CoA ligase subunit alpha translates to MSILVNKDSKVIVQGFTGNEGTFHAGQMIEYGTNVVGGVTPGKGGSEHLGKPVFNTVADAVEKAGANVSIIFVPPAFAADAIMEAAEAGIKVIVCITEGIPVADMVKVKSYIADRDCRLIGPNCPGIITSEEAKIGIMPGFVFKKGKVGIVSKSGTLTYEAADQVVRAGYGISTAIGIGGDPIIGTTTREALELFINDPETEAVVMIGEIGGGLEAEAARWYKASGSTKPVVGFIAGQTAPKGRTMGHAGAIVGGDEDTAQAKMEIMRENGINVVDSPADIGATVAKILG, encoded by the coding sequence ATGTCAATTTTAGTAAACAAAGATTCTAAAGTAATTGTACAAGGATTTACAGGGAACGAAGGAACTTTCCACGCTGGTCAGATGATTGAATACGGAACAAATGTAGTAGGTGGTGTTACTCCAGGAAAAGGAGGTAGCGAGCACTTGGGAAAACCGGTATTTAATACAGTGGCTGATGCTGTTGAAAAAGCAGGAGCAAACGTAAGTATTATTTTCGTACCACCGGCATTTGCAGCAGATGCTATCATGGAAGCTGCTGAAGCAGGTATCAAAGTGATTGTATGTATTACTGAAGGTATTCCTGTAGCTGATATGGTAAAAGTAAAATCTTATATTGCTGACAGAGACTGCAGATTAATCGGACCAAACTGCCCTGGAATCATTACTTCTGAAGAAGCTAAAATTGGTATTATGCCAGGTTTCGTTTTCAAAAAAGGTAAAGTAGGTATCGTTTCAAAATCAGGTACCCTTACTTACGAAGCTGCTGACCAGGTAGTAAGAGCAGGTTACGGTATTTCTACTGCTATCGGTATCGGTGGTGACCCAATTATTGGAACAACGACAAGAGAGGCATTAGAATTATTCATCAACGATCCTGAAACTGAAGCTGTTGTAATGATCGGTGAAATCGGTGGAGGTCTTGAAGCTGAAGCTGCAAGATGGTACAAAGCAAGCGGGTCTACTAAACCGGTTGTAGGATTCATCGCTGGACAAACTGCTCCAAAAGGAAGAACTATGGGGCACGCAGGTGCTATCGTAGGTGGTGATGAAGATACAGCTCAGGCTAAAATGGAAATCATGAGAGAAAACGGTATCAACGTTGTAGATTCTCCTGCTGACATTGGTGCTACTGTAGCAAAAATTCTAGGATAA